One part of the Methylobacterium mesophilicum SR1.6/6 genome encodes these proteins:
- a CDS encoding DUF882 domain-containing protein produces the protein MPYLPRTVRRIALALTGMAVGLIAGTAETEDAVANGDTRSLTILHTHTQESATITFKRDGRYDRAALDQLNWLLRDWRINEPTKMDPRLFDTVWEAYRQVGSNQAIHIVSAYRSPGTNAMLRRRSKMVAEFSQHMLGKAMDFYLPDVPIDRIREVGLQMQRGGVGWYPHAGTPFIHLDVGSVRMWPRMTHEQLARIFPDGKTVHLASDNRPFPRYEEAKAEILARGGTVAGITTQMASGEDEDGPGLFGFLASLFGGGASTPQPAPAPPTTTAQKKSRRAPVVAVASADPQDPVGARVALAYAAPAADSALRGSLAEREQAKGSDLKPMDAKTLLTGAAPASAPDDAVPAVEAPLPPRRPSDLAAVAAAIAMPLPPPRPVQFASLGGGMASLAATGESRALTRAEPSRTRAPIDAEADPKLQLRALFEAVSAGSGTAPASRSAPVHVAATRVRDAAPQAFVAAAPDRVSTRFSPRSPGDELTAARFTGSSTRAVPAAR, from the coding sequence GTGCCGTATCTCCCGCGCACCGTTCGCCGTATCGCCCTCGCGCTGACCGGGATGGCGGTCGGCCTGATCGCTGGGACGGCGGAGACCGAGGACGCGGTCGCCAACGGCGACACCCGCTCCCTGACGATCCTCCACACACACACCCAGGAGAGCGCGACCATCACGTTCAAGCGCGACGGCCGCTACGATCGCGCGGCCCTCGATCAGCTGAACTGGCTCTTGCGCGACTGGCGCATCAACGAGCCGACCAAGATGGATCCGCGCCTGTTCGACACGGTGTGGGAAGCTTACCGGCAGGTCGGCTCGAATCAGGCGATTCACATCGTGTCGGCCTACCGGTCGCCGGGCACAAACGCGATGCTCCGCCGACGCTCCAAGATGGTGGCCGAGTTCAGCCAGCACATGCTCGGCAAGGCGATGGACTTCTATCTGCCGGACGTGCCGATCGACCGGATCCGCGAGGTCGGACTGCAGATGCAGAGGGGCGGCGTCGGCTGGTATCCGCACGCGGGCACGCCCTTCATCCATCTCGACGTCGGCTCGGTGCGGATGTGGCCGCGCATGACGCACGAACAGCTCGCGCGCATCTTTCCCGACGGCAAGACCGTGCACCTCGCGAGCGACAACCGGCCGTTCCCGCGCTACGAGGAGGCCAAGGCGGAGATCCTCGCCCGCGGCGGCACCGTGGCGGGCATCACCACCCAGATGGCCAGCGGCGAGGACGAGGACGGTCCCGGCCTGTTCGGCTTCCTGGCGAGCCTCTTCGGTGGCGGCGCGTCAACGCCGCAGCCGGCGCCGGCGCCTCCGACCACGACGGCCCAGAAGAAGTCGCGCCGCGCGCCGGTGGTCGCCGTCGCCAGCGCCGATCCGCAGGATCCCGTGGGCGCGCGCGTCGCCCTCGCCTACGCGGCGCCCGCGGCCGACAGCGCGCTACGCGGCTCGCTCGCGGAGCGCGAGCAGGCAAAGGGCTCCGACCTCAAGCCGATGGACGCCAAGACACTGCTCACGGGCGCCGCCCCCGCCTCGGCGCCCGACGATGCCGTGCCCGCCGTTGAAGCACCGTTGCCGCCGCGGCGGCCGTCGGACCTCGCGGCCGTGGCGGCCGCCATCGCCATGCCGCTGCCACCGCCGAGACCGGTCCAATTCGCGTCCCTTGGCGGCGGCATGGCGAGCCTCGCGGCGACCGGCGAGAGCCGAGCCCTCACCAGGGCCGAACCGTCCCGAACGCGCGCTCCGATCGACGCGGAGGCCGACCCGAAGCTTCAACTCCGAGCGCTGTTCGAGGCGGTGTCGGCCGGTTCCGGGACGGCACCGGCCAGCCGGAGCGCACCGGTGCACGTCGCCGCCACGCGTGTCCGGGACGCCGCGCCCCAGGCGTTCGTGGCGGCGGCCCCGGACCGGGTGTCGACACGGTTCAGCCCGCGCAGCCCCGGCGACGAACTCACGGCAGCACGGTTCACGGGCTCATCGACGCGGGCGGTACCGGCCGCGCGCTGA
- the ppdK gene encoding pyruvate, phosphate dikinase, producing MATGSAKWVYAFGDGKAEGKSQMRDLLGGKGANLAEMSNLGLPVPPGFTITTEVCTYYYDHGKSYPPELKDQVAAALAQVGALTGRQFGDAKNPLLVSVRSGARASMPGMMDTVLNLGLNDETVLALAKEADDERFAYDSYRRFITMYSNVVLGVEHHAFEEALEQYKESKGFDLDTELGAADWKTLIQTYKKIVRDEHGSDFPQGADDQLWGAIGAVFDSWMIPRAKKYRELNNIPESWGTAVNVQAMVFGNMGDTSATGVAFTRNPSTGEKALYGEFLINAQGEDVVAGIRTPQNITEKARDEAGSDKPSMEKAMPESFAELTRIYGILESHYRDMQDMEFTIEKGKLWMLQTRNGKRTAKAALRIAVDLAGEGLISKEEAIGRVEPGALDQLLHPTIDPKADRKVIASGLPASPGAATGEIVFNSEDAEAHRKAERKCILVRIETSPEDIHGMHAAEGILTTRGGMTSHAAVVARGMGKPCVSGVGSIRIDYKAQTLTVGGITLKAGDRITIDGSTGQVIQGEVKMLEPELSGDFATLMEWADGIRGMKVRANADTPTDARTARNFGAEGIGLCRTEHMFFEGDRIIAVREMILADDAEGRRAALAKILPYQRQDFLELFTIMSGLPVTIRLLDPPLHEFLPHTDAEVAEVVKATGVSEEKIRHRTRELSEHNPMLGFRGCRLAIAFPEIAEMQARAIFEAAVQAAADTGKAVTPEVMVPLVFTRAEFDIVKARIDAMAKAVAEEKGASLDYQVGTMIELPRAALKAGEIAETAEFFSFGTNDLTQTALGISRDDAATFLGPYTQKGILPADPFITIDQEGVGELVRIGVERGRKTRPDIKLGICGEHGGDPASVGFCQEVGLDYVSCSPYRVPIARLAAAQAALGKVSGKEG from the coding sequence GACGCCAAGAACCCGCTCCTCGTCTCCGTCCGCTCGGGCGCGCGCGCCTCGATGCCGGGCATGATGGACACGGTGCTCAACCTCGGCCTCAACGACGAGACCGTCCTTGCGCTCGCCAAGGAGGCCGACGACGAGCGCTTCGCCTACGATTCCTACCGCCGCTTCATCACCATGTACTCGAACGTGGTGCTGGGCGTGGAGCACCACGCCTTCGAGGAGGCGCTGGAGCAGTACAAGGAGAGCAAAGGCTTCGACCTCGATACCGAGCTCGGCGCCGCGGACTGGAAGACGCTGATCCAGACCTACAAGAAGATCGTGCGCGACGAGCACGGCTCCGACTTCCCGCAGGGCGCCGACGACCAGCTCTGGGGTGCGATCGGCGCCGTCTTCGATTCATGGATGATCCCGCGCGCCAAGAAGTACCGGGAGCTGAACAATATTCCCGAGAGCTGGGGCACGGCGGTCAACGTGCAGGCGATGGTGTTCGGCAACATGGGCGACACCTCGGCCACGGGCGTCGCCTTCACCCGCAATCCCTCCACCGGCGAGAAGGCGCTCTACGGCGAGTTCCTGATCAACGCTCAGGGCGAGGACGTGGTCGCGGGCATCCGCACCCCGCAGAACATCACCGAGAAGGCGCGGGACGAGGCCGGGAGCGACAAGCCTTCCATGGAGAAGGCCATGCCCGAGAGCTTCGCGGAGCTGACCCGGATCTACGGGATCCTGGAATCGCATTACCGCGACATGCAGGACATGGAGTTCACCATCGAGAAGGGGAAGCTCTGGATGCTCCAGACCCGCAACGGCAAGCGCACGGCCAAGGCCGCCCTGCGCATCGCCGTTGATCTGGCGGGCGAGGGGTTGATCTCGAAGGAGGAGGCGATCGGCCGGGTGGAGCCCGGAGCGCTGGACCAGCTCCTGCACCCGACCATCGATCCGAAAGCCGACCGGAAGGTCATCGCGTCGGGCCTGCCGGCCTCGCCGGGCGCGGCGACCGGCGAGATCGTGTTCAATTCCGAGGATGCGGAGGCGCACCGAAAGGCGGAGCGCAAATGCATCCTGGTGCGCATCGAGACGTCGCCGGAGGACATTCACGGCATGCACGCCGCCGAGGGCATCCTCACCACCCGCGGCGGCATGACCAGCCACGCGGCCGTGGTTGCCCGCGGCATGGGCAAGCCCTGCGTCTCCGGCGTCGGATCCATCCGGATCGACTACAAGGCGCAGACCCTGACGGTCGGCGGCATCACCCTGAAGGCCGGCGACAGGATCACCATCGACGGGTCCACCGGGCAGGTGATCCAGGGCGAGGTGAAGATGCTGGAGCCCGAGCTGTCGGGCGATTTCGCCACCCTGATGGAGTGGGCCGACGGGATCCGCGGCATGAAGGTCCGCGCCAACGCCGACACGCCGACCGACGCCCGCACGGCGCGCAATTTCGGCGCTGAGGGCATCGGCCTCTGCCGCACCGAGCACATGTTCTTCGAGGGCGACCGCATCATCGCGGTGCGCGAGATGATCCTGGCCGACGATGCGGAGGGCCGGCGCGCGGCTCTGGCGAAAATCCTGCCCTACCAGCGGCAGGACTTCCTGGAGCTGTTCACCATCATGTCCGGGCTGCCGGTGACGATCCGTCTGCTGGATCCGCCACTCCACGAATTCCTGCCGCACACGGACGCCGAAGTGGCCGAGGTGGTGAAGGCGACCGGCGTCTCTGAGGAGAAGATCCGGCACCGCACCCGCGAACTCTCCGAGCACAACCCGATGCTCGGCTTCCGCGGCTGCCGCCTCGCGATCGCCTTCCCGGAGATCGCCGAGATGCAGGCGCGCGCCATCTTCGAAGCCGCCGTGCAGGCCGCTGCCGATACCGGCAAGGCGGTGACGCCCGAGGTGATGGTGCCGCTGGTCTTCACACGCGCCGAGTTCGACATCGTGAAGGCGCGCATCGATGCCATGGCCAAGGCGGTGGCCGAGGAGAAGGGCGCCAGCCTCGACTATCAGGTCGGCACCATGATCGAGCTGCCACGAGCCGCCCTGAAGGCGGGCGAGATCGCCGAGACGGCCGAGTTCTTCTCCTTCGGCACCAACGACCTGACCCAGACGGCGCTGGGCATCTCCCGCGACGACGCGGCGACCTTCCTGGGCCCCTACACGCAGAAGGGGATCCTGCCGGCCGACCCATTCATCACCATCGATCAGGAGGGGGTCGGCGAGCTGGTGCGCATCGGCGTCGAGCGCGGCCGCAAGACCCGACCGGACATCAAGCTCGGCATCTGCGGCGAGCACGGCGGCGACCCGGCCTCGGTCGGCTTCTGTCAGGAGGTGGGCCTCGATTACGTCTCGTGCTCGCCCTACCGCGTGCCGATTGCGCGCCTCGCTGCCGCGCAGGCTGCCCTCGGCAAGGTGTCAGGCAAGGAGGGCTGA
- a CDS encoding L,D-transpeptidase family protein, translating to MRVPRSSLMALAALLTGTLASAGALGAETAALAVTPAEAPAAAPAGPQISQPAPQPPSEPAAQNASQPASTDPIATTLPDYKPEAPAAEPAPAAAAAPVVPADPVGAAVLARLGDPAPLLLRLTTKDRDAIRSFYEARAYKPLWVADGAWTEAAKSVSTRLAAAGEDGLDARAYTVPTLAEKPDEKAVADADLRLSAAAVLYARDARGGRVNLASISRLITPKLDLPAGNDVLARLFDTGAKAGDALQSYNPATPGYRALKARLAALRGPAPAAVKPLRLPSGPALRVGMRDSRVPLLRAHFGLDARPAGTLDHGPGEPEAYDDAVAEAVTKFQRGRGLPANGVLNVQTVLALADAGRTGRPSGGEAELIVNMERWRWLPGDLGSDYILVNVPEYRLRAYRGGKLRDEARVIVGKPESRTPLFSGLMEYAVVNPSWYVPPSILKTMAPKLAGYGGKTWGGYEVVRRGGHISLRQPPGERNALGFIKFMFPNQHAVYLHDTPNRSLFSASKRDFSHGCVRVDDPFRLADVVLPDWSEERLKKLIGKGERTIRLPEKLPVHLAYFTAYVDDGGAYRTLPDLYGYDAPMRAALGLPGGGGPAIARLPDEAPRRKAERAPTPAKPRVAQRRAPHSRVADDWAANRYEDVDAPHRTVRRAARADSAPEYGEPGLWTPAPQQPVSRGWW from the coding sequence ATGCGCGTCCCGCGCTCCAGCCTGATGGCGCTGGCCGCCCTGTTGACCGGTACGCTGGCCTCGGCCGGCGCGCTCGGTGCCGAGACGGCCGCGCTCGCCGTCACGCCGGCCGAAGCGCCCGCCGCCGCTCCGGCCGGGCCACAGATATCCCAGCCGGCGCCGCAGCCGCCATCCGAGCCGGCCGCACAGAATGCCTCACAGCCGGCATCGACCGACCCGATCGCGACGACGCTTCCCGATTACAAGCCGGAAGCGCCCGCTGCGGAGCCGGCTCCGGCCGCAGCGGCAGCCCCCGTCGTCCCGGCCGATCCCGTCGGCGCCGCCGTGCTCGCGCGGCTCGGCGACCCTGCACCGCTGCTGCTGCGCCTGACAACGAAGGACCGCGACGCGATCCGGAGCTTCTACGAGGCTCGGGCCTACAAGCCCCTCTGGGTCGCCGACGGCGCGTGGACGGAGGCCGCGAAATCCGTCTCCACACGGCTGGCAGCCGCGGGCGAGGACGGACTCGACGCCCGCGCCTACACGGTCCCGACCCTCGCGGAGAAGCCGGACGAGAAGGCGGTGGCCGATGCCGATCTCCGTCTGTCCGCCGCGGCTGTCCTCTACGCCCGGGACGCCCGGGGTGGACGGGTCAACCTAGCGTCGATCTCGCGGCTGATCACGCCGAAGCTCGATCTCCCGGCCGGCAATGACGTGCTCGCCAGATTGTTCGATACCGGTGCGAAGGCTGGCGACGCCCTCCAGAGCTACAACCCGGCCACACCGGGATATCGGGCGCTGAAGGCGCGCTTGGCCGCTCTGCGCGGGCCCGCACCCGCGGCCGTGAAGCCGCTGCGTCTGCCGTCCGGTCCGGCCCTGCGGGTGGGCATGCGCGATAGCCGGGTGCCGCTGCTGCGCGCGCATTTCGGCCTCGACGCCCGTCCGGCCGGCACGCTCGATCACGGCCCCGGGGAGCCCGAGGCCTACGACGACGCCGTCGCCGAGGCGGTGACGAAATTCCAGCGCGGCCGCGGCCTTCCGGCAAACGGCGTTCTGAACGTCCAGACCGTCCTGGCGCTCGCCGATGCCGGACGGACCGGCCGGCCGTCGGGCGGCGAGGCCGAGCTGATCGTCAACATGGAGCGCTGGCGCTGGCTGCCGGGTGATCTCGGATCGGACTACATCCTGGTCAACGTCCCCGAATATCGCCTCCGGGCCTATCGCGGCGGGAAGCTGCGCGACGAGGCCCGCGTCATCGTGGGCAAGCCGGAATCGCGCACGCCGCTCTTTTCGGGCCTGATGGAATACGCGGTCGTCAATCCGTCCTGGTACGTGCCGCCCTCGATCCTGAAGACCATGGCGCCCAAGCTCGCCGGCTACGGCGGGAAAACCTGGGGCGGCTACGAGGTGGTCCGGCGCGGCGGCCACATCTCGCTGCGCCAGCCTCCGGGCGAGCGCAATGCGCTCGGCTTCATCAAGTTCATGTTCCCGAATCAGCACGCGGTCTACCTGCACGACACGCCGAACCGGTCGCTGTTCTCCGCTTCCAAGCGCGACTTCAGCCACGGCTGCGTCCGCGTGGACGACCCGTTCCGCCTCGCCGACGTGGTCCTTCCGGACTGGTCAGAGGAGCGGTTGAAGAAGCTGATCGGCAAGGGCGAGCGCACCATCCGGCTTCCCGAGAAGCTGCCGGTGCACCTCGCCTACTTCACCGCCTACGTCGACGATGGCGGTGCCTACCGCACGCTGCCGGACCTGTACGGCTATGACGCGCCGATGCGGGCCGCCCTGGGCCTTCCGGGCGGCGGGGGACCCGCCATCGCTCGGCTGCCGGACGAGGCGCCGCGCCGCAAGGCGGAGCGCGCTCCCACGCCCGCGAAGCCGCGGGTTGCGCAGCGGCGCGCGCCGCACAGCCGCGTCGCAGACGATTGGGCGGCCAATCGCTACGAGGACGTGGACGCCCCGCACCGAACCGTGCGCCGCGCCGCCCGCGCCGACAGCGCTCCGGAATATGGCGAGCCGGGTCTCTGGACACCGGCGCCGCAGCAGCCGGTCTCCCGCGGCTGGTGGTGA